In a genomic window of Gossypium arboreum isolate Shixiya-1 chromosome 7, ASM2569848v2, whole genome shotgun sequence:
- the LOC128279235 gene encoding F-box protein At3g07870-like has product MCSLDLSTMDLDGDKRAKRRKTQTEDDDDHHHHQPQPTAMETLPNEIIVDILSRLPITSLVQFKFVCKRWRALTQDPVLADMHLSWKADGNDPCLILHCDFPIRNQIYFLDLSAHNQDKDKVKRLYVPFQATMPEFDVVGSCNGLLCLSDSLYNDALYIHNPFTMDCIELPKSRQYSDQELVFGFGFHPKTKEYKVVKIVYYRNTSSYSRARRTVYPQSDVQIYTLGSSSWRSLGKVSYQFVRRPSEALVNGRLHWVSRPRRYHPARRLISFDLADEQFREVPKPDCGGLNRCNFHLSVLGGCLAAAVYGNYGKLEIWVMKCYNVKESWVKQFTIGAYMPKCLKLNLDRHRPLKIWKSGSNGKVVRVLCLLNSGEVLLEYKNRVLVSYDPKKGKFRDLVFQGLPNWFQTVVHTGSLNWLNTLH; this is encoded by the coding sequence ATGTGTTCTCTGGATCTCTCAACCATGGATTTGGACGGTGATAAACGTGCTAAAAGAAGGAAAACCCAGACTGAAGATGATGatgatcatcatcatcatcaaccaCAGCCAACAGCCATGGAAACCCTTCCCAACGAAATCATCGTCGACATACTTTCGAGGTTACCCATCACATCTTTGGTGCAATTCAAGTTCGTATGCAAACGATGGCGTGCCTTAACTCAAGACCCTGTTCTTGCCGATATGCATCTTTCATGGAAAGCTGATGGAAACGACCCCTGCCTCATCCTTCACTGTGATTTTCCCATACGAAACCAGATTTATTTCCTGGATTTATCAGCTCACAACCAAGACAAAGACAAGGTAAAAAGGTTATATGTACCTTTTCAAGCTACCATGCCTGAATTTGATGTTGTAGGTTCCTGTAATGGTTTATTATGCTTATCTGACTCGTTATACAACGATGCACTTTATATTCACAATCCTTTCACCATGGATTGTATAGAGCTACCAAAATCTAGACAATACTCTGATCAAGAACTCGTTTTCGGATTCGGATTCCATCCCAAAACCAAGGAATACAAGGTAGTTAAGATAGTTTACTATAGGAATACTAGTAGTTACAGTCGTGCCCGAAGAACCGTCTATCCACAATCAGATGTTCAAATTTACACACTAGGAAGCTCTTCGTGGAGGAGTCTAGGGAAAGTATCATATCAATTCGTAAGGCGGCCTTCGGAGGCTTTGGTTAATGGAAGACTTCATTGGGTGAGTAGGCCAAGACGATACCATCCGGCTCGCCGTCTTATCTCCTTCGACTTAGCCGATGAACAATTCCGGGAAGTCCCGAAACCGGATTGTGGTGGTTTAAATAGGTGTAACTTCCATCTGTCTGTTTTAGGTGGTTGTCTTGCTGCAGCTGTTTATGGGAATTATGGGAAGTTGGAGATATGGGTTATGAAATGTTATAACGTGAAGGAATCTTGGGTTAAACAATTCACCATTGGAGCATACATGCCCAAGTGTTTGAAGCTGAATTTGGATCGACATAGACCTTTGAAGATATGGAAGAGTGGTTCCAATGGGAAAGTGGTTCGAGTTCTGTGTTTACTAAACAGTGGGGAAGTATTGTTGGAGTATAAGAACAGGGTTTTGGTGTCTTATGATCCAAAGAAAGGGAAATTCAGAGATCTTGTTTTTCAGGGGTTACCTAATTGGTTTCAAACAGTTGTTCATACAGGCAGTTTGAATTGGCTTAACACCCTACATTGA